A genomic window from Salvelinus namaycush isolate Seneca chromosome 5, SaNama_1.0, whole genome shotgun sequence includes:
- the LOC120046934 gene encoding ribonuclease-like 3 — MVFQRAFLFLVLLCVTVMVNGQPGDVRPRYQQFLLQHVRERMPIQNCELEMTTLPRNSVTCKKTNTFILAKPELVIPICNSGGTNTHSNLFQSTKPFIVVICQREENMLPNCKYKGKSSTRYVTIACDRGFPVHYDGDVDIGTTDGK, encoded by the coding sequence ATGGTGTTCCAGAGGGCTTTCCTGTTTCTGGTGTTGCTGTGTGTCACAGTGATGGTAAACGGTCAACCGGGCGATGTTCGACCTCGATATCAACAATTCCTCCTACAGCACGTCAGAGAGAGGATGCCGATCCAGAATTGTGAGCTTGAGATGACAACCTTGCCAAGGAATTCTGTAACATGCAAAAAGACGAACACCTTCATCTTGGCTAAACCAGAACTAGTCATACCCATCTGTAACAGTGGTGGCACAAACACTCACAGCAATCTGTTTCAAAGCACAAAACCCTTCATAGTAGTCATATGTCAACGTGAAGAGAATATGCTGCCCAATTGTAAATACAAGGGTAAATCGTCCACTAGGTATGTTACCATTGCTTGTGATAGAGGATTTCCAGTGCACTATGACGGTGATGTTGATATTGGCACTACGGATGGAAAGTAA